Proteins from one Bos taurus isolate L1 Dominette 01449 registration number 42190680 breed Hereford chromosome 7, ARS-UCD2.0, whole genome shotgun sequence genomic window:
- the WIZ gene encoding protein Wiz isoform X2 codes for MDGPLAGGLAAPDRPRGPERLPGPAPREDIEGGAEVAEGEGCIFRSTHYLPVTKEGPRDILDGRGGISDGQPHPGLSEALPRATSATHRISSCCWDGGSLDFQPGSPSPHPLGHYPGPLDGRGPWERPLIQEAGEDLASEQRFEDSVIMRTVKPHAELEGSRRFLYHHQGESKVFEKVPRGRPRFDWLQDADEAVPLQDAGLDMDLPPQPSPLTSFRTVLMPVDDTMKTLDGPVVGTREHLAGLEGLTQPSEWSLPRSASEVATQTWTVNSEASVERLQPLLSSIRTRPYLCELLEEVAEGADSPDEDEDEEPAVFPCIECSIYFKQKEHLLEHMSQHRRAPGQEPPAELAPLACGECGWAFADPGALERHRQLHQASREKIIEEIQKLKQVPGDAGREARLQCPRCVFGTNSSKAFVQHAKLHAQEPRGPAAQEPFGGSSGAGSPGPDATSLAYQPYEDPSGLSACVFCGFPAPSESLLREHVRLVHAHPHWEEEDGEAFEEEGPASRPGTSQDAYTRFSEAADYFGKAEPLLAPTWQENPAGYDPSLAFGPGCQQLGMRDFPLSKPLPQCSSQRPLGRPAFPSPLASAAYSLQASRSKNVVQPQGLPGHLEDQRHPWSEEEDEEEEEEEELLLASEMEFPPENRVFAPPASPGLIPQSALELKRTFREALQTAVASRAQQQQLCGMVPVVLVAKLGPRVMAAAARAPPRLQPEELGLGGAHPLDFLLLDTPLGGPLGLDPFLDGDPGVTLKPEERKCPYCPDRFHNGIGLANHVRGHLNRVGVSYNVRHFISAEEVKAIERRFSFQKKKKKVANFDPGTFSLMRCDFCGAGFDTRAGLSSHARAHLRDFGITNWELTVSPINILQELLATSAAERPPSPLCREAGVPPSGFLTSRRPRLPLTVPFPPTWAEDPGPAYGDAQSLTTCEVCGACFETRKGLSSHARSHLRQLGVAESESSGAPIDLLYELVKQKGLPDTPLGLPPSLTKKSNSPKEIVAGAPRPGLLALAKPLDAPAVNKAIKSPPGFSAKGLAHPPNSPLLKKASLALAGSPTHKNPEDKSPQLSLSPRPASPKAQWPQSEDEGPLNLTLDSDGGRELDCQLCGAWFETRRGLSSHARAHLRHLGVSDPDAKGSPIDVLHGLIRRAGVQIRLPLGRGALALLGRPPPASAALSLLPPPPPAKRAKLKAKGTASPWGKQDLPAAAAAGIFWASDVEPSPLNLSSGPEPARDIRCEFCGEFFENRKGLSSHARSHLRQMGVTEWYVNGSPIDTLREILKRRTQSRPGGPPNPSGPSPKALAKVVSSGGPGSSLEARSPADLHLSPLAKKLPPPPGSPLGHSPTVSPPPTARKMFPGLSSPSLPKKLKPEQMRVEIKREMLPGALHGEPHPSEGPWVAPREDMTPLNLSSRAEPVRDIRCEFCGEFFENRKGLSSHARSHLRQMGVTEWSVNGSPIDTLREILKKKSKPCLIKKEPPAGDLAPALTEDGPPTVAPGPMQAPLPLAPMAGRPGKPGAGPAQIPRELTLAPITGTKHSATGYLGSVAAKRPLQEDRLLPAEVKAKTYIQTELPFKAKTLHEKTSHSSTEACCELCGLYFENRKALASHARAHLRQFGVTEWCVNGSPIETLSEWIKHRPQKAGAYRSYIQSGRPFTKKFRSAGHGRDGDKRPPLGLAPGGLAVVGRGAGGEPGPEAGRAADSGERPLAASPPGTVKAEEHQRQNINKFERRQARPPDASAARGSEEANDLHQKLEEVRQPPPRVRPVPALVPRPPQTSLVKFVGNIYTLKCRFCEVEFQGPLSIQEEWVRHLQRHILEMNFSKADPPPEEPQAPQAQTAAAEAP; via the exons ATGGATGGGCCCCTGGCAGGCGGCCTGGCCGCCCCAGATCGTCCTCGAGGTCCTGAGAGACTGCCTGGCCCAGCGCCGAGAGAGGACATCGAAGGTGGGGCCGAGGTTGCTGAGGGGGAAGGTTGCATCTTCCGGTCTACCCATTACCTGCCTGTCACCAAGGAGGGCCCTCGAGACATTCTGGATGGCAGAGGTGGCATTTCTG ATGGGCAGCCCCACCCTGGCCTCAGCGAAGCCCTTCCCCGTGCCACCTCCGCCACCCATCGGATCAGCAGCTG CTGCTGGGATGGAGGCAGCCTGGACTTCCAACCGGGctccccctcaccccatcccctGGGCCACTACCCAGGCCCCCTGGATGGCCGGGGGCCTTGGGAGCGCCCCCTGATTCAGGAGGCTGGGGAGGACCTCGCATCTGAGCAGAGGTTTGAGGACTCCGTCATCATGAGAACCGTGAAGCCCCATGCTGAGCTGGAGGGCTCCAGAAGGTTCTTGTACCACCACCAAGGGGAATCAAAGGTATTTGAGAAGGTCCCCCGGGGCCGCCCCAGGTTCGACTGGCTGCAAGACGCAGATGAGGCGGTCCCGCTCCAGGATGCGGGGCTGGACATGGACTTGCCTCCCCAGCCATCACCCCTTACCTCCTTCAGGACAGTGCTCATGCCCGTAGATGATACCATGAAGACGTTGGATGGGCCGGTGGTGGGCACCAGAGAGCACCTGGCAGGCCTGGAGGGCCTGACCCAGCCGTCCGAGTGGAGCCTGCCCCGGTCCGCCTCAGAGGTGGCCACGCAGACCTGGACGGTGAACTCAGAGGCATCTGTGGAGCGGCTGCAGCCATTGCTGTCCTCCATCCGGACGAGGCCCTACTTGTGTgagctcctggaggaggtggccgaGGGGGCAGACAGCCCCGACGAGGACGAAGACGAGGAGCCAGCTGTGTTCCCATGCATCGAGTGCAGCATCTACTTCAAGCAAAAGGAGCACCTCCTGGAGCACATGAGCCAGCACCGCCGAGCCCCGGGCCAGGAGCCACCGGCTGAGCTGGCCCCGCTGGCCTGTGGCGAGTGTGGCTGGGCCTTTGCTGACCCTGGTGCCCTCGAGCGGCACCGCCAGCTGCACCAGGCCTCCCGGGAAAAGATCATTGAGGAGATTCAGAAGCTAAAGCAGGTCCCAGGTGACGCGGGCCGGGAGGCACGGCTGCAGTGCCCCAGATGCGTCTTTGGCACCAATTCCTCCAAGGCCTTCGTGCAGCATGCCAAGCTGCACGCACAGGAGCCACGGGGCCCAGCGGCCCAGGAGCCCTTCGGGGGCAGCAGCGGGGCGGGTAGCCCAGGCCCCGACGCCACCTCCCTTGCCTACCAGCCCTATGAGGACCCCTCGGGCCTCAGTGCCTGTGTTTTCTGTGGCTTCCCCGCGCCCAGTGAGAGCCTGCTCAGGGAGCATGTGAGGCTGGTGCACGCCCATCCCCactgggaggaggaggatggtGAGGCTTTTGAGGAGGAGGGCCCTGCCAGCCGGCCGGGCACCAGCCAGGACGCCTACACCCGATTCTCTGAGGCCGCCGACTACTTTGGCAAAGCTGAGCCGCTCTTGGCCCCCACGTGGCAGGAGAATCCGGCTGGATACGACCCCAGCCTGGCCTTTGGCCCAGGCTGCCAGCAGCTGGGCATGAGGGATTTCCCACTGTCAAAGCCACTCCCACAATGCTCGAGCCAGAGGCCCCTGGGAAGGCCAGCCTTCCCCTCGCCACTAGCATCCGCCGCCTACTCCTTACAGGCAAGCAGAAGCAAGAATGTTGTCCAACCTCAGGGGCTCCCAGGCCACCTGGAGGACCAGAGGCACCCATGGAGTGAagaggaagatgaggaggaggaggaggaggaagaattaCTGCTGGCCTCAGAAATGGAGTTTCCCCCTGAAAACAGGGTCTTTGCGCCGCCAGCCAGCCCCGGCCTCATCCCACAGTCAGCCCTGGAGCTGAAGCGGACATTCCGAGAAGCCCTGCAGACGGCGGTGGCCTCGCgggcacagcagcagcagctctgtggGATGGTGCCTGTAGTGCTGGTGGCGAAACTCGGGCCGCGAGTCATGGCTGCGGCGGCCAGGGCCCCCCCAAGGCTGCAGCCTgaggagctggggctggggggcgCCCACCCCCTGGACTTCCTGCTCCTGGACACGCCACTGGGCGGCCCTCTGGGGCTGGACCCATTCCTGGATGGGGACCCAGGGGTGACACTGAAGCCTGAGGAACGGAAATGCCCCTATTGCCCTGACCGCTTCCACAATGGCATCGGCTTGGCCAACCACGTGCGGGGCCACCTGAACCGCGTGGGTGTCAGCTACAATGTGCGGCATTTCATCTCTGCTGAGGAGGTAAAGGCCATCGAGCGCAGGTTCTCCttccaaaagaagaagaaaaaag tgGCTAACTTTGACCCGGGCACCTTCAGCCTGATGCGCTGTGACTTCTGCGGGGCCGGCTTTGACACTCGGGCCGGCCTGTCCAGCCACGCCCGGGCCCACCTGCGTGActttggcatcaccaactgggaGCTCACTGTCTCACCCATCAACATCTTGCAAGAGCTGCTGGCCACCTCGGCTGCTGAGCGGCCCCCCAGCCCGCTGTGTCGTGAAGCTGGGGTGCCGCCTAGTGGCTTCCTGACCTCCCGCCGGCCCCGTTTACCTCTTACAGTGCCCTTCCCACCCACCTGGGCTGAGGACCCTGGGCCAGCCTACGGAGATG CCCAGAGCCTGACCACCTGCGAGGTCTGCGGTGCCTGCTTTGAGACACGCAAGGGCCTGTCCAGCCATGCGCGCTCCCACCTGCGGCAGCTGGGGGTGGCCGAGTCGGAGAGCAGCGGTGCCCCCATTGACCTCCTCTACGAGCTTGTGAAGCAGAAGGGCCTGCCTGACACACCCCTCGGGCTGCCCCCAAGCCTGACGAAGAAGTCCAACTCGCCGAAGGAGATAGTCGCTGGAGCCCCACGACCTGGTCTGCTCGCCCTGGCCAAGCCCCTCGATGCCCCTGCTGTCAACAAGGCCATCAAGTCGCCTCCCGGCTTCTCAGCTAAGGGCCTGGCCCACCCGCCCAACTCCCCACTCCTCAAGAAGGCATCGCTGGCCCTGGCGGGCTCCCCTACCCATAAGAATCCTGAGGACAAGAGCCCCCAGCTGTCTCTGAGCCCCCGGCCAGCCTCTCCAAAGGCCCAGTGGCCCCAGTCTGAAGACGAGGGGCCCCTGAACCTCA CTTTAGATAGTGACGGGGGCAGAGAGCTGGACTGCCAGCTGTGCGGTGCCTGGTTTGAGACCCGCAGGGGCCTGTCCAGCCACGCCCGCGCCCACCTGCGCCACCTGGGCGTCAGCGACCCGGATGCCAAGGGATCCCCCATAGACGTGCTCCACGGGCTCATCCGGAGGGCCGGCGTCCAGATCCGCCTCCCACTCGGGCGGGGCGCCCTGGCCCTGCTGGGGCGGCCTCCTCCCGCTTCTGCGGCCCTCTCCTTGCTCCCCCCCCCACCGCCGGCCAAGAGGGCCAAGCTGAAGGCCAAGGGTACGGCCAGCCCCTGGGGGAAGCAGGACCTCCCGGCCGCCGCAGCCGCTGGCATTTTCTGGGCCTCTGATGTGGAGCCGTCTCCTCTCAACCTCT CCTCGGGCCCGGAGCCGGCACGCGACATCCGCTGTGAGTTCTGCGGAGAGTTCTTCGAGAACCGCAAGGGCCTGTCGAGCCATGCCCGCTCGCACCTGCGTCAGATGGGCGTAACCGAGTGGTACGTCAACGGTTCACCCATCGACACGCTGCGGGAGATCCTCAAGAGACGGACCCAGTCCCGGCCTGGCGGACCCCCCAACCCATCAGGGCCTAGCCCCAAAGCTCTGGCCAAGGTGGTGAGCAGCGGAGGTCCTGGCAGCTCACTGGAAGCCCGCAGTCCCGCGGACCTTCACCTCTCACCCCTGGCCAAGAAGTTGCCACCGCCACCAGGCAGCCCCCTGGGCCACTCACCAACTGTCTCTCCTCCTCCCACGGCCCGGAAGATGTTCCCAGGCCTCTCCTCACCCTCCCTGCCCAAGAAGCTGAAGCCTGAACAAATGAGGGTTGAGATCAAGCGGGAGATGCTGCCGGGGGCCCTTCATGGGGAACCGCACCCATCCGAGGGTCCCTGGGTGGCACCTCGGGAAGACATGACCCCCTTGAACCTGT CATCCCGGGCAGAGCCGGTGCGTGACATCCGCTGTGAGTTCTGCGGCGAGTTCTTCGAGAACCGAAAGGGCCTGTCAAGCCACGCACGCTCACACCTGCGGCAGATGGGCGTGACCGAGTGGTCTGTCAACGGCTCACCCATCGACACGCTGCGGGAGATCCTCAAGAAGAAATCCAAGCCATGCCTCATAAAGAAGGAGCCGCCGGCTGGAGACCTGGCCCCTGCCTTGACCGAGGACGGGCCTCCCACAGTGGCCCCTGGGCCCATGCAGGCCCCCTTGCCCCTGGCGCCAATGGCTGGCCGGCCAGGCAAACCTGGAGCTGGGCCAGCCCAGATTCCCCGTGAGCTCACCCTGGCACCCATCACTGGCACCAAGCATTCAGCCACCGGCTACCTGGGCTCTGTGGCAGCCAAGCGGCCCCTGCAGGAGGACCGCCTCCTCCCAGCAGAGGTCAAGGCCAAGACCTACATCCAGACTGAACTGCCCTTCAAGGCAAAGACCCTCCATGAGAAGACCTCCCACTCCT CCACTGAGGCCTGCTGTGAGCTGTGTGGCCTTTACTTCGAAAACCGCAAGGCTCTGGCCAGTCACGCCCGGGCGCACCTGCGGCAGTTCGGCGTGACCGAGTGGTGCGTGAACGGCTCACCCATCGAGACACTGAGTGAGTGGATCAAGCACCGGCCCCAGAAGGCGGGCGCCTACCGGAGCTACATCCAGAGCGGCCGTCCCTTCACCAAGAAGTTTCGCAGTGCCGGCCACGGCCGCGATGGCGACAAGCGGCCGCCCCTGGGGCTGGCCCCTGGGGGCCTGGCTGTGGTGGGCCGCGGTGCTGGGGGTGAACCAGGGCCCGAGGCTGGCCGGGCAGCCGACAGTGGTGAGCGGCCTCTGGCGGCCAGCCCGCCAGGCACCGTGAAGGCCGAGGAGCACCAGCGTCAGAACATCAACA AATTTGAGCGCCGACAAGCCCGCCCTCCAGATGCCTCTGCGGCCCGGGGCAGTGAGGAGGCCAATGACCTGcaccagaagctggaggaggtgCGGCAACCTCCACCCCGGGTCAGGCCAGTCCCCGCCCTGGTGCCCCGGCCCCCCCA
- the WIZ gene encoding protein Wiz isoform X8, with protein sequence MDGPLAGGLAAPDRPRGPERLPGPAPREDIEGGAEVAEGEGCIFRSTHYLPVTKEGPRDILDGRGGISVANFDPGTFSLMRCDFCGAGFDTRAGLSSHARAHLRDFGITNWELTVSPINILQELLATSAAERPPSPLCREAGVPPSGFLTSRRPRLPLTVPFPPTWAEDPGPAYGDAQSLTTCEVCGACFETRKGLSSHARSHLRQLGVAESESSGAPIDLLYELVKQKGLPDTPLGLPPSLTKKSNSPKEIVAGAPRPGLLALAKPLDAPAVNKAIKSPPGFSAKGLAHPPNSPLLKKASLALAGSPTHKNPEDKSPQLSLSPRPASPKAQWPQSEDEGPLNLTSGPEPARDIRCEFCGEFFENRKGLSSHARSHLRQMGVTEWYVNGSPIDTLREILKRRTQSRPGGPPNPSGPSPKALAKVVSSGGPGSSLEARSPADLHLSPLAKKLPPPPGSPLGHSPTVSPPPTARKMFPGLSSPSLPKKLKPEQMRVEIKREMLPGALHGEPHPSEGPWVAPREDMTPLNLSSRAEPVRDIRCEFCGEFFENRKGLSSHARSHLRQMGVTEWSVNGSPIDTLREILKKKSKPCLIKKEPPAGDLAPALTEDGPPTVAPGPMQAPLPLAPMAGRPGKPGAGPAQIPRELTLAPITGTKHSATGYLGSVAAKRPLQEDRLLPAEVKAKTYIQTELPFKAKTLHEKTSHSSTEACCELCGLYFENRKALASHARAHLRQFGVTEWCVNGSPIETLSEWIKHRPQKAGAYRSYIQSGRPFTKKFRSAGHGRDGDKRPPLGLAPGGLAVVGRGAGGEPGPEAGRAADSGERPLAASPPGTVKAEEHQRQNINKFERRQARPPDASAARGSEEANDLHQKLEEVRQPPPRVRPVPALVPRPPQTSLVKFVGNIYTLKCRFCEVEFQGPLSIQEEWVRHLQRHILEMNFSKADPPPEEPQAPQAQTAAAEAP encoded by the exons ATGGATGGGCCCCTGGCAGGCGGCCTGGCCGCCCCAGATCGTCCTCGAGGTCCTGAGAGACTGCCTGGCCCAGCGCCGAGAGAGGACATCGAAGGTGGGGCCGAGGTTGCTGAGGGGGAAGGTTGCATCTTCCGGTCTACCCATTACCTGCCTGTCACCAAGGAGGGCCCTCGAGACATTCTGGATGGCAGAGGTGGCATTTCTG tgGCTAACTTTGACCCGGGCACCTTCAGCCTGATGCGCTGTGACTTCTGCGGGGCCGGCTTTGACACTCGGGCCGGCCTGTCCAGCCACGCCCGGGCCCACCTGCGTGActttggcatcaccaactgggaGCTCACTGTCTCACCCATCAACATCTTGCAAGAGCTGCTGGCCACCTCGGCTGCTGAGCGGCCCCCCAGCCCGCTGTGTCGTGAAGCTGGGGTGCCGCCTAGTGGCTTCCTGACCTCCCGCCGGCCCCGTTTACCTCTTACAGTGCCCTTCCCACCCACCTGGGCTGAGGACCCTGGGCCAGCCTACGGAGATG CCCAGAGCCTGACCACCTGCGAGGTCTGCGGTGCCTGCTTTGAGACACGCAAGGGCCTGTCCAGCCATGCGCGCTCCCACCTGCGGCAGCTGGGGGTGGCCGAGTCGGAGAGCAGCGGTGCCCCCATTGACCTCCTCTACGAGCTTGTGAAGCAGAAGGGCCTGCCTGACACACCCCTCGGGCTGCCCCCAAGCCTGACGAAGAAGTCCAACTCGCCGAAGGAGATAGTCGCTGGAGCCCCACGACCTGGTCTGCTCGCCCTGGCCAAGCCCCTCGATGCCCCTGCTGTCAACAAGGCCATCAAGTCGCCTCCCGGCTTCTCAGCTAAGGGCCTGGCCCACCCGCCCAACTCCCCACTCCTCAAGAAGGCATCGCTGGCCCTGGCGGGCTCCCCTACCCATAAGAATCCTGAGGACAAGAGCCCCCAGCTGTCTCTGAGCCCCCGGCCAGCCTCTCCAAAGGCCCAGTGGCCCCAGTCTGAAGACGAGGGGCCCCTGAACCTCA CCTCGGGCCCGGAGCCGGCACGCGACATCCGCTGTGAGTTCTGCGGAGAGTTCTTCGAGAACCGCAAGGGCCTGTCGAGCCATGCCCGCTCGCACCTGCGTCAGATGGGCGTAACCGAGTGGTACGTCAACGGTTCACCCATCGACACGCTGCGGGAGATCCTCAAGAGACGGACCCAGTCCCGGCCTGGCGGACCCCCCAACCCATCAGGGCCTAGCCCCAAAGCTCTGGCCAAGGTGGTGAGCAGCGGAGGTCCTGGCAGCTCACTGGAAGCCCGCAGTCCCGCGGACCTTCACCTCTCACCCCTGGCCAAGAAGTTGCCACCGCCACCAGGCAGCCCCCTGGGCCACTCACCAACTGTCTCTCCTCCTCCCACGGCCCGGAAGATGTTCCCAGGCCTCTCCTCACCCTCCCTGCCCAAGAAGCTGAAGCCTGAACAAATGAGGGTTGAGATCAAGCGGGAGATGCTGCCGGGGGCCCTTCATGGGGAACCGCACCCATCCGAGGGTCCCTGGGTGGCACCTCGGGAAGACATGACCCCCTTGAACCTGT CATCCCGGGCAGAGCCGGTGCGTGACATCCGCTGTGAGTTCTGCGGCGAGTTCTTCGAGAACCGAAAGGGCCTGTCAAGCCACGCACGCTCACACCTGCGGCAGATGGGCGTGACCGAGTGGTCTGTCAACGGCTCACCCATCGACACGCTGCGGGAGATCCTCAAGAAGAAATCCAAGCCATGCCTCATAAAGAAGGAGCCGCCGGCTGGAGACCTGGCCCCTGCCTTGACCGAGGACGGGCCTCCCACAGTGGCCCCTGGGCCCATGCAGGCCCCCTTGCCCCTGGCGCCAATGGCTGGCCGGCCAGGCAAACCTGGAGCTGGGCCAGCCCAGATTCCCCGTGAGCTCACCCTGGCACCCATCACTGGCACCAAGCATTCAGCCACCGGCTACCTGGGCTCTGTGGCAGCCAAGCGGCCCCTGCAGGAGGACCGCCTCCTCCCAGCAGAGGTCAAGGCCAAGACCTACATCCAGACTGAACTGCCCTTCAAGGCAAAGACCCTCCATGAGAAGACCTCCCACTCCT CCACTGAGGCCTGCTGTGAGCTGTGTGGCCTTTACTTCGAAAACCGCAAGGCTCTGGCCAGTCACGCCCGGGCGCACCTGCGGCAGTTCGGCGTGACCGAGTGGTGCGTGAACGGCTCACCCATCGAGACACTGAGTGAGTGGATCAAGCACCGGCCCCAGAAGGCGGGCGCCTACCGGAGCTACATCCAGAGCGGCCGTCCCTTCACCAAGAAGTTTCGCAGTGCCGGCCACGGCCGCGATGGCGACAAGCGGCCGCCCCTGGGGCTGGCCCCTGGGGGCCTGGCTGTGGTGGGCCGCGGTGCTGGGGGTGAACCAGGGCCCGAGGCTGGCCGGGCAGCCGACAGTGGTGAGCGGCCTCTGGCGGCCAGCCCGCCAGGCACCGTGAAGGCCGAGGAGCACCAGCGTCAGAACATCAACA AATTTGAGCGCCGACAAGCCCGCCCTCCAGATGCCTCTGCGGCCCGGGGCAGTGAGGAGGCCAATGACCTGcaccagaagctggaggaggtgCGGCAACCTCCACCCCGGGTCAGGCCAGTCCCCGCCCTGGTGCCCCGGCCCCCCCA